TAAAAAGTCAGAAAACTGTCCTCAGCAAAActataaaaatcatatatttgTATTTGGTTGTGCTGTCTTCATGTGTGCTGTTTTTCAACTTTaggaataataattttaataaagcctataaatatatatttttttatctggcagctgttctttacattgtgcccAGATTTAGTTATCGGTAATAGAAATCATCCAAAACTGACAAAAGACAGATTGATGCTTTTGAGTCAAATCAACTTAGAGTAAACCCCTCACTTTGCATGCGACACAGCGAAGTGCGGTACTCACAGAGTAAGGGGAAGGTGATGCCGAAGATAAACACCATCACCCCTCCACACAGCGACAGCAGGAAGTAGCTGGTTCCCATCACAGCGAAAATAAACAGGGTGGGATTCTTCTTCTTAAAGTTCTTGATCACAGCCATGTTCTCTCCAGCCCAGACTGCGCCCATGAACACCAGGGTGACCACCGCTCCACCGAGGAACATCCCCAGAGGATTCATAAACCTGCAACATGCATTAAACACAGTCAGAATGGAGTCACATTTATAATGCTTATAGTTCATAatgggctgggcgatatggaaaaaaatctcatCACGATATAGTTTGCCATCTCCTTTAAGAtgtgcagtctgttagcctagctagcaaaatcattccggcattgtgaatgtaataaataactatcttaagtgaactacagccataatccacatctaatatcaaaccacagatcctaccaaccctaaccagcactaaggaatcaatctgttattaaaaaacagtgattaatttagctcggaaatacagttagcatcgccagttagccgttagctattgcagctaatcctctatgctacatgtcaaaataaaagtctcctgcacaaccgttgcaaaaaatgccctgaatttaatatttaacgtatttaatattttactttttttttatatttaataaaaattcaaacattttatttgaaaggaaactattgtgtaattgcatatgaagtgtgtcaaataaatgacttttgaatgcatttacattaaatgcacctgtggatactcttaaaaggggtgtgtggtctgtttcagcctcattatttaaccttaatcatagtactattaataaactaaaagtatctgtatttgtatcggtatcggcaatcttatatcagttttatatcggtatcggatcggagctgaaaaaagtgtatcgtcccatcactactcACTGCCCACCACTATCTAACAGTAGAAAacttttaaataagaaaaaaaaacagttttaaatgttttattgaaaaaataaatgattaagcaGAACCCAAAACCTTCAGGGACTGTAAGGGTGGGTACGGGTGGGTCCTCACAACAATGTACCATCAGAGCAGAGTTCCCTCTTCAGCTAAACATAGTCTAAATGACTCAGTGATTCCAGACAGCTGAGACGATAGCAGCTGCTCCAGCTTAGTGATCATCAGCCAATCATCAGCTCTATCATCAGATCACTTCATAAACAAATAAGTATAAAATAACAATTAAAGACCTAGAAATTAATCTGTGCGCTGCTTCTTTAAGACTATCGCTGTGTTTGGATGTAAAGCTTCACTGAAAGCTAGAGGTTGAAAGTAACTTAACCCTCTCATGCCCAACAACTGTGTTTAATATGGTTCAAAAAAAATTTACAGAGGTGTTGTCGTGTGACATCACACGAAGATATTCTGTATAGTTATGATTCATAGGGATTCACCAATGTGTGAATTCTGGGATGAtgctgatatacacatttataacttacagagagtcTTAAAACAAagaatacagtaccagtaaaaaaaaaaaaactcattcaatgttttaattagttttcctacattataagtaaatactgaagtgattcagactatgaaggaacacataaggaatcatgtgaagcatttaggtgctcttatctgggaagctcttaagccagtttcatcacaacagTTTTGATGGTCTTCGCGACTGCACTTGCTGAcacattcttgaaataattcttgattttttttttcccagattgactgaccttcattttttcttaaaatatttgtttctttatttagttgagtagttttcgCTTCTCATAAtagggattagaacattacttaaatagagctattcattgtatacctgtaactctacctcttcacaactttgcaACTGACGCTCTTAAACACATGAAGAGGCaaacatttaagtaattaactcttgacgagttcagcatagctgttaactgaaagcctgaatatgtctatatagtgtgtgtgtgtgtgtagtgtttgtgtatatagtgtgtgtgtagtttagtAAAGGAATTCAAGAGACTTTTATCAGagtttatatgtatgtgtattgAATAGGTCCCCAAATGTTTGGTACTATATCACATTGGACAAAATATgcttatttacaaaataaagtgatttttgttttattgaggcATTTTTGAGCAGAATTGTGTTGTCAGGTTCTCTCTAGCTCATTTAGAAAAGGGTGTCCCCACAGTGTCGGCCTTTTTTCATAAGGCCTCAAATGTGTCCTAAGACAGTataggtgtgtgtagtgtgtgtagtgtatatactgtgtgtgtgtgtgtgtgtgtgtgtgtgtgtgtgtagagagagagagaatcagacagCAGAtggaaggggggggggtgttaggCTGGTGGTAAACAGGGCGGCTGAGCTGCAGATCTTACCCCACTATGATGAACACCAGCACGGCCACGGTCAGGTAGTTGGTCTGGTAGTACAGCAGGTTGCTGATGACCCGGTTGTTCCACTTGCTGAGGTCCTGCAGGTCCGGCCGGGAGAAGCGCTCGGCCCCGGGGAAGAAATCATCCCACGGCCTGAGCGGAGCTACTTCCATCCCCGACATCACCACGACTCCTGCACCAGCGCACTGACTCACTACTGACTCACTGAAGCTCCAGCAACCAGCACCCAGCACTCACACGGCTGCGAACCGACTTTCTCAACTGAACGAGTCAGGAGTCGACTCCAGCAACCAGCACTCACACTGCTGAGAACCGACTCTTTCAACTGAACGAGTCAGGAGTTGACTTTAGCATCTAGCACTCACACTGCTGCGAACCGACTCTTTCAAATGAACAAATCAGCAGTCGACTTCAGAACCCAGCACTCATCACACTACTGAGAACCGACTCTTTCAACTGAACAAATCAGCAGCCGACTTCAGCAACCAGCGCCCACTCACTGAGAACCGATTCTTTCAACTGAACGAGTCAGGAGTCGACTCCTGATTCCTGACTCCTGATTGTAAgccttttttgttttctgttaaaatgtgttaaactaaACCCCaagatttttgctgactccaccctcagctcaaaaaaaatgggaggggcaaTTTAGAAGGGGAActgcagtgatgtatgggtttaggggtggggcataTTGAGAGCTGATAGAGCTATACAGGCCAGTTTAGGCCCAAACTCTTTtttgttagtattttttttaagtctgtcTAAACTGCAGGTTCCAGGAGTATCtttgttttgcatttattttaatgtattttttacgtACATTATTTgttgtatattatttttaaatgaatccagtttatttaaaaatacttttatgaCTATTCATAGTGCAGCTGGTTCTTACagaatatattttctacattctAGTTTAAATGGCtctttaatttttgtattttatttgtatttaatgtatttttgtgaCACCCTGTATACTCCATGtatatgtgtttattaatatggtaaataaagtaatataaataaaacatatgtgatataatgtgtgtttttacatCAGTTACACAATTCATTTTACACATCTTtttataatacattaatttaagctacaaaaaaatctaaagaatcaCTTCTTAGATTCACTTAAAGATTCTCTAAAAAGATCCGGAATTCTCATCACAGACACAGCCTACAGACAGAGAGCCGGTTTAAACAGAGACTGCCCACTTCCTGTTCTCCCGTTATAATAGAAAATTACCACGAACCGCTAGAGGGCGCCCGCGAGTGAGcccaaaatgaatgggggtgaatggagctaaacggctaaaaacacaaattaaatataataagtatCCATATGTCCAAGATATTCTTTTAATTTTCTAAAGTATAATAaggtattttaataaaatagcaaataaaacataactgtgtattttaattttttaacagtAAACAGGTTTTGGCCAATAGATTCGCTAGCGTTGCTGCTACTACTgtgtgctgattggttggtgagctggtGCTAGagttttaaagtcttattaaatgagtttaaaagctttttaaattatgtattatataCTGAAACATTTACTAATGTTCTGGGTTGAGAAAATGAGTACACTGTAAGtataaaaaatctttaatatttataatatctaatTTTACTCATTTTCTCTATAGGAACctattcattttggactcgctCGTGAGCGCCCTCTACTGGTCACACAACAAACCGCAAGAGATTCCCAAGTGGTCTTTCTCCTGCTGATGAGCAT
The Astyanax mexicanus isolate ESR-SI-001 chromosome 13, AstMex3_surface, whole genome shotgun sequence DNA segment above includes these coding regions:
- the arl6ip5b gene encoding ADP-ribosylation factor-like 6 interacting protein 5b, which produces MSGMEVAPLRPWDDFFPGAERFSRPDLQDLSKWNNRVISNLLYYQTNYLTVAVLVFIIVGFMNPLGMFLGGAVVTLVFMGAVWAGENMAVIKNFKKKNPTLFIFAVMGTSYFLLSLCGGVMVFIFGITFPLLLILVHASLRLRSMKNKLENKIEGAGLKKTPMGVILDLLDQQEEKINKIQDFIESKLKD